A region of Sphingobium baderi DNA encodes the following proteins:
- a CDS encoding CopG family transcriptional regulator, producing the protein MRVRLNVYFPPELAKQVSELAIRRRISRSAIVEAAVASWMSPDGADRMEAAFARRLDRLSRQVQRLERNTGLTTEALALFVRFWLAVTPPLPDEDQTAAQVKGRKRYEGFVETLGRRYASGKSLLDEIPEDVEPKAPDQP; encoded by the coding sequence ATGCGCGTCCGTCTCAACGTCTATTTTCCGCCCGAGCTGGCGAAACAGGTGAGCGAGCTAGCGATCCGCCGCCGCATCTCGCGCTCGGCGATCGTGGAAGCGGCCGTCGCCTCCTGGATGTCGCCGGACGGCGCCGACCGGATGGAGGCCGCGTTCGCGCGCCGTCTCGACCGGCTTTCGCGCCAGGTCCAGCGGCTCGAACGCAACACCGGCCTCACCACCGAGGCGCTGGCGCTGTTCGTGCGTTTCTGGCTGGCGGTCACGCCCCCGCTGCCCGATGAGGATCAGACGGCCGCCCAGGTCAAGGGGCGCAAGCGCTATGAGGGTTTTGTCGAGACGCTCGGCCGGCGCTATGCAAGCGGCAAGAGCCTGCTCGACGAAATACCGGAGGATGTCGAGCCGAAGGCGCCAGATCAACCATGA
- a CDS encoding type II toxin-antitoxin system ParD family antitoxin, with product MVRSGRYQNASEVLREGLRLVEQRTAEDAARLEALKKAVAAGWDDIAAGRYADITEEGLGDFIGALGEQAAASRRISPILALPSV from the coding sequence CTGGTTCGCTCAGGCCGCTATCAGAACGCCAGCGAGGTGCTGCGGGAAGGCTTGCGGCTGGTGGAACAACGCACCGCGGAAGATGCGGCCAGGCTTGAAGCCTTGAAGAAGGCAGTCGCAGCAGGTTGGGATGACATAGCGGCAGGCCGCTATGCGGATATCACTGAGGAGGGACTCGGCGACTTCATCGGCGCATTGGGCGAGCAGGCGGCAGCATCGCGGAGAATTTCTCCCATCCTGGCGCTCCCGAGCGTCTGA
- a CDS encoding helix-turn-helix domain-containing protein, giving the protein MEIRPIKNDDDHRAAVDEIRAFWNAEAGSADEDRLDVLATLVDEYERKRWPVDKLDPVEAIEAAMEAEGRTRADLATLIGQSRATEVLARKRALSLQMIRKIERAWHVPASILVREYQLSR; this is encoded by the coding sequence ATGGAAATCAGACCAATCAAGAACGATGACGACCATCGCGCGGCGGTCGATGAAATCCGGGCGTTCTGGAACGCGGAAGCGGGCAGCGCCGATGAGGACCGCCTCGATGTGCTGGCGACGCTGGTCGATGAATATGAGCGCAAGCGTTGGCCGGTAGACAAGCTCGACCCGGTGGAAGCGATCGAGGCGGCGATGGAAGCGGAAGGGCGCACCCGCGCCGATCTGGCGACCCTGATCGGCCAGTCCCGTGCGACGGAGGTTCTGGCTCGCAAGCGGGCGCTCTCGCTCCAGATGATCCGCAAGATCGAGCGGGCCTGGCATGTCCCTGCGTCGATTCTGGTCCGCGAATACCAACTATCGCGGTGA
- the trbB gene encoding P-type conjugative transfer ATPase TrbB codes for MTVHPIRSEAKTRGARMLRTALGPSIAAWLDDSQVIEVMLNPDGRLWVDRLGEGISDTGMTLAAADGERIVRLVAHHVGVEVHARSPRVSAELPEGGERFEGLLPPVVAAPAFAIRKPAVAVFTLDDYVTAGIMSSAQADTLRQAVPARANILVAGGTGSGKTTLVNALLAEVAKTADRIVLIEDTRELQCAAPNLVAMRTKDGVASLSDLVRSSLRLRPDRIPIGEVRGAEALDLLKAWGTGHPGGIGTIHAGTALGALRRMEQLIQEAVITVPRALLAETIDLIAVLVRDGHGRRLAELARVEGLDAATGDYRLTPLSTTQPGDEP; via the coding sequence TTGACCGTCCACCCGATCCGTTCCGAGGCGAAGACACGCGGCGCGCGAATGCTGCGCACGGCGCTGGGACCGTCGATCGCGGCCTGGCTCGATGACAGCCAGGTGATCGAGGTGATGCTGAACCCGGACGGCCGGTTGTGGGTCGACCGGCTCGGCGAAGGGATCAGCGACACCGGCATGACGCTGGCCGCCGCGGACGGGGAGCGCATCGTGCGCCTGGTCGCCCACCATGTCGGCGTCGAGGTTCATGCCCGGTCTCCGCGCGTCTCAGCCGAACTGCCCGAGGGCGGCGAGCGGTTCGAGGGGCTGCTGCCGCCCGTGGTGGCCGCGCCGGCCTTCGCGATCCGCAAGCCCGCCGTCGCGGTGTTCACATTGGACGACTATGTGACCGCCGGGATCATGTCGTCCGCCCAGGCGGACACGCTCCGGCAGGCTGTTCCGGCCCGCGCCAACATTCTCGTGGCGGGTGGAACCGGCAGCGGGAAAACCACGCTGGTCAACGCGCTGCTCGCCGAGGTGGCGAAGACCGCCGACCGCATCGTGCTGATCGAAGATACGCGCGAACTGCAATGCGCCGCGCCCAACCTCGTCGCCATGCGGACCAAGGATGGCGTCGCCTCACTGTCCGATCTTGTCCGCTCGTCGCTGCGCCTGCGGCCCGATCGCATCCCGATCGGCGAGGTGCGCGGCGCCGAGGCGCTCGACCTGCTCAAAGCCTGGGGGACCGGCCACCCCGGCGGCATCGGCACGATCCACGCCGGGACCGCGCTCGGGGCGCTGCGGCGCATGGAGCAGCTTATCCAGGAGGCCGTGATCACGGTGCCCCGCGCGCTGCTCGCCGAGACGATCGACCTGATCGCCGTGCTGGTGCGCGACGGACACGGCCGGCGCCTCGCCGAACTGGCCCGTGTCGAAGGGCTCGACGCTGCCACCGGCGACTACCGCCTCACGCCGCTTTCCACCACCCAACCCGGAGATGAACCATGA
- a CDS encoding TrbC/VirB2 family protein, whose protein sequence is MIHAIRHGARRAMLAATASVIALTISAPAHAGGSSMPWEAPLQSILESIEGPVAKIVAVIIIIVTGLTLAFGDTNGGFRRLIQIVFGLSIAFAASSFFLSFFSFGGGALV, encoded by the coding sequence ATGATCCATGCCATCCGGCATGGCGCACGCCGCGCCATGCTCGCCGCCACCGCCAGCGTCATCGCGCTCACCATCTCGGCGCCCGCCCATGCGGGCGGATCATCGATGCCGTGGGAAGCGCCGCTGCAATCCATCCTCGAAAGCATCGAGGGGCCGGTGGCGAAGATCGTTGCGGTCATCATCATTATCGTGACGGGGCTCACCCTCGCCTTCGGCGACACCAACGGCGGCTTCCGCCGGCTGATCCAGATCGTCTTCGGCCTCAGCATCGCGTTCGCTGCCAGTTCCTTCTTCCTCAGCTTCTTCTCGTTCGGCGGCGGGGCGCTGGTCTGA
- a CDS encoding VirB3 family type IV secretion system protein, whose translation MEAGEPIAGFYAPVHRALTEPILFGGAPRSLAIVNGTLAGAIGLGLRLWIAGLVLWAIGHALSVWAARRDPQFVDVARRHLKYPAWMQP comes from the coding sequence ATGGAAGCCGGTGAACCGATCGCGGGTTTCTATGCTCCCGTCCACCGGGCGCTGACCGAACCGATATTGTTCGGCGGCGCTCCACGCTCGCTGGCCATCGTCAACGGAACGTTGGCGGGCGCGATCGGGTTGGGCCTGCGCCTCTGGATCGCGGGCCTCGTCCTCTGGGCCATCGGCCACGCGCTGTCGGTATGGGCCGCGCGGCGCGATCCACAATTTGTGGACGTGGCCCGGCGCCATCTCAAATATCCGGCGTGGATGCAGCCATGA
- the trbE gene encoding conjugal transfer protein TrbE yields the protein MMSLREYRGHAAHLADFLPWAALVGEGVVLNKDGSFQRTARFRGPDLDSATPAELVATTARLNNALRRLGSGWAIFVEAQRTPALDYPDSDFPDPVSALVDMERREQFREEGAHFESGYYLTLLWMPPAEDAARAETWLYEGRSGAGVDPWESLAGFKDRSDRLLNLIDGFVPEVRWLQTQETLTYLHSTISTRRQRVRVPETPMHLDALLADEPLTGGLEPKLGEHHLRTLTIVGFPSVTFPGLLDELNRLAFEYRWSTRAIMLDKTDATRLLTRIRRQWFAKRKSVAAILKEVMTNEASTLLDSDASNKAADADTALQELGADYAGMAYVTATVTVWDRNPAIAAEKLRLVEKVIQGRDFTVIPEGMNAIEAWLGSLPGHTYANVRQPPISTFNLAHLIPLSAVWAGPERDEHFGQPPLLYARTEGSTPFRFSLHVGDVGHTLIVGPTGAGKSVLLALMAMQFRRYANAQVFAFDFGGSIRAAALAMGGDWQDLGGGLSDDADTGVQLQPLARIDDPAERAWAAEWLAAILASEGVAVDPQAKEHIWSALGSLASAPQSERTLTGLAVLLQSQQLKQALAPYCIGGPWGRLLDAEDERLGDASVQAFETEGLVGAGAAAAVLSYLFHRIEGRLDGSPTLIIIDEGWLVLDSPAFAAQLREWLKTLRKKNASVIFATQSLADIETSAIAPAIIESCPTRIFLPNERAAEPQIAAIYERFGLNARQIEILGHATPKRDYYCQSRRGNRLFELGLGEVALAFTAASSKTDQLAIADIIETHGASAFAAQWLRHRGCAWAVELLPEPASGRQPEFPLTSDMEISS from the coding sequence ATGATGAGCCTGCGCGAATACCGTGGGCATGCGGCGCATCTGGCCGACTTCCTGCCCTGGGCCGCGCTGGTCGGCGAAGGCGTTGTGCTCAACAAGGACGGGTCGTTCCAGCGCACGGCGCGGTTTCGCGGTCCCGATCTCGACAGCGCCACCCCCGCCGAGCTGGTCGCGACGACCGCACGGCTCAACAATGCGCTGCGCCGTCTGGGCTCGGGATGGGCGATCTTCGTCGAGGCGCAGCGCACCCCCGCGCTCGACTATCCCGATTCCGATTTCCCCGATCCCGTCTCGGCGCTGGTCGATATGGAGCGCCGAGAACAGTTCCGCGAGGAAGGCGCGCATTTCGAGAGCGGCTATTATCTGACGCTGCTGTGGATGCCGCCAGCGGAGGACGCCGCCCGCGCCGAAACCTGGCTCTATGAAGGCCGTTCCGGCGCGGGCGTCGATCCATGGGAATCGCTCGCGGGCTTCAAGGATCGCAGCGACCGTCTGCTCAATCTGATCGATGGCTTCGTCCCGGAAGTTCGCTGGCTCCAGACGCAAGAGACGCTGACCTACCTGCACAGCACGATCTCGACCCGCCGCCAGCGCGTGCGCGTGCCCGAGACCCCGATGCACCTCGATGCGCTGCTCGCCGACGAGCCGCTGACCGGCGGACTCGAACCGAAGCTCGGCGAGCATCATCTGCGCACGCTCACCATCGTCGGCTTCCCGAGCGTGACGTTCCCCGGCCTGCTCGACGAGCTGAACCGGCTCGCCTTCGAGTATCGCTGGTCGACCCGCGCGATTATGCTCGACAAGACCGACGCGACCAGGCTGCTCACCCGCATCCGTCGCCAGTGGTTCGCCAAGCGCAAATCGGTCGCGGCGATCCTGAAAGAGGTGATGACCAACGAGGCGAGCACACTGCTCGACAGCGACGCCTCGAACAAGGCCGCCGACGCGGACACTGCCCTGCAGGAGCTGGGCGCCGATTATGCCGGCATGGCCTACGTCACCGCGACGGTGACGGTATGGGACCGTAATCCCGCCATCGCCGCCGAGAAGCTGCGGCTGGTCGAGAAGGTCATCCAGGGCCGCGACTTCACCGTGATCCCCGAGGGGATGAACGCAATCGAGGCATGGCTGGGGAGCCTGCCCGGTCACACTTACGCCAACGTCCGCCAGCCTCCCATCTCCACTTTCAATCTCGCCCACCTGATCCCCCTGTCAGCGGTATGGGCGGGGCCGGAACGGGACGAGCATTTCGGACAGCCCCCTTTGCTCTACGCAAGGACCGAAGGCTCGACCCCGTTCCGGTTTTCCCTTCATGTCGGCGATGTCGGCCATACTCTCATCGTCGGTCCCACGGGCGCGGGCAAGTCGGTGCTGCTGGCGTTGATGGCGATGCAGTTCCGCCGCTACGCGAATGCCCAGGTCTTCGCCTTCGACTTCGGCGGCTCGATCCGCGCCGCCGCGCTCGCCATGGGCGGCGACTGGCAGGATTTGGGCGGCGGTCTGTCCGACGATGCCGATACCGGCGTCCAGTTGCAGCCGCTCGCGCGGATCGACGATCCTGCCGAACGGGCATGGGCGGCCGAATGGCTGGCAGCGATCCTCGCCAGCGAAGGCGTTGCGGTCGATCCGCAGGCCAAGGAGCATATCTGGTCGGCGCTGGGGTCGCTCGCCTCCGCGCCCCAATCCGAACGCACGCTGACCGGCCTTGCCGTGCTGCTCCAGAGCCAGCAGCTCAAGCAGGCGCTGGCCCCATACTGCATCGGCGGGCCATGGGGCCGGCTGCTCGATGCCGAAGACGAACGGCTGGGTGACGCATCGGTTCAGGCGTTCGAGACCGAGGGGCTGGTCGGCGCGGGAGCGGCCGCCGCCGTGCTCTCCTACCTGTTCCACCGGATCGAAGGGCGGCTGGACGGCTCGCCGACGCTGATCATCATCGACGAGGGCTGGCTGGTGCTCGACAGCCCCGCCTTCGCCGCGCAGCTGCGCGAATGGCTGAAGACGCTGCGCAAGAAGAACGCCAGCGTCATCTTTGCCACGCAGAGTCTCGCCGACATCGAAACCTCGGCCATCGCGCCGGCCATCATCGAATCCTGCCCGACGCGCATCTTCCTGCCCAACGAGCGCGCGGCCGAGCCGCAGATCGCGGCGATCTACGAGCGGTTCGGGCTTAACGCCCGCCAGATCGAAATCCTTGGGCACGCGACGCCCAAGCGGGATTATTATTGCCAGTCGCGGCGGGGAAACCGCCTGTTCGAGCTGGGGCTGGGCGAGGTCGCGCTCGCCTTCACCGCCGCGTCGTCGAAGACCGATCAACTCGCCATTGCCGACATCATCGAGACCCACGGGGCATCCGCGTTCGCCGCGCAATGGCTGCGGCATCGCGGCTGCGCCTGGGCCGTCGAACTGCTGCCCGAACCGGCATCCGGCCGCCAGCCCGAATTTCCTCTCACGTCCGACATGGAGATTTCATCATGA
- the trbJ gene encoding P-type conjugative transfer protein TrbJ — protein MKLPPIRRALMIGVLTTSAVIGIAATTPAHAQFGGVVYDPTNYAQNVLTAARSLQQINNQITQIQSQASSLINEARNLANLPLSTVDTLQQQVRQTQQLLGEAQRIAWDVQDIQQTFNGRYRGAGLTGTNAQMIANADARWEDSVGAFQDALKVQAGVVGNIDGARTTMNSLVTASQSATGALQAAQAGNQLLALQSQQLADLTAAVAAQGRAQALDAARQTAIEAEGRERFRRFFGRN, from the coding sequence ATGAAACTGCCTCCCATCCGCCGCGCCCTTATGATCGGCGTTCTCACCACGTCGGCCGTAATCGGCATCGCCGCGACCACACCCGCGCACGCGCAGTTCGGCGGGGTCGTCTATGATCCCACCAACTACGCGCAGAACGTGCTGACCGCCGCGCGGTCGCTGCAACAGATCAACAACCAGATCACGCAAATCCAGAGCCAAGCGTCGAGCCTGATCAACGAGGCGCGCAACCTTGCCAACCTGCCGCTCTCGACGGTGGACACGCTTCAGCAGCAGGTCCGGCAGACCCAGCAGTTGCTCGGCGAGGCGCAGCGTATCGCCTGGGACGTGCAGGACATCCAGCAGACGTTCAACGGACGATATAGGGGCGCGGGTCTCACCGGCACCAATGCGCAGATGATCGCCAACGCCGATGCCCGCTGGGAGGACAGCGTCGGCGCGTTTCAGGATGCGCTGAAAGTGCAGGCCGGCGTGGTCGGCAATATCGACGGCGCACGCACGACGATGAACAGTCTGGTCACGGCCAGCCAGTCGGCGACCGGCGCGCTCCAGGCGGCGCAGGCGGGCAACCAGCTTCTCGCCCTGCAATCGCAGCAGCTCGCCGACCTCACCGCCGCGGTCGCCGCGCAGGGCCGGGCGCAGGCGCTCGACGCCGCGCGTCAGACCGCGATCGAGGCGGAGGGGCGCGAACGCTTCCGCCGCTTCTTCGGGCGGAACTGA
- the trbK-alt gene encoding putative entry exclusion protein TrbK-alt: protein MISRNAKIAGIAALAGIMFVVAVETFREPGDMPLDAVLPLLDEGEARTLLARELERCAALTMPDKDCETAWAENRRRFFGRDSAVPAPAEAGPVSAADNSAASDDSRANEAIRPDLPGNYVPADRAGTAAP, encoded by the coding sequence ATGATCTCGCGCAACGCGAAGATCGCCGGGATAGCCGCGCTCGCGGGCATCATGTTCGTCGTGGCGGTCGAGACCTTCCGCGAACCGGGCGACATGCCGCTCGACGCGGTCCTGCCGCTGCTCGACGAAGGCGAGGCGCGGACGCTGCTGGCGCGCGAACTCGAACGCTGCGCCGCGCTCACCATGCCCGACAAGGATTGCGAGACGGCATGGGCGGAAAACCGCCGGCGCTTCTTCGGAAGGGATAGCGCCGTCCCCGCGCCGGCCGAGGCTGGCCCGGTTTCCGCCGCCGACAATAGCGCGGCGAGCGATGACAGCCGGGCGAACGAGGCGATCCGGCCGGACCTACCCGGCAATTATGTCCCCGCCGATCGGGCCGGGACCGCCGCGCCATGA
- the trbL gene encoding P-type conjugative transfer protein TrbL has product MSDTGIVDTFLDTFSTYIDSGFGLLGGEVGFLSSTLIAIDVTIAGLFWAWGTDEDVIQRLVKKTLYIGAFAFIIGNFQTLATIVFDSFANLGLKASGDKLSLAEFMKPGTIAAKGLDAAQPLIDATEAFNSLWAVFANLAIIAVLLLSYLVVVLAFFIIAIQVFIAVIEFKLVTLAGFVLLPFAFWNRTAFMAEKVLGHIVSSGIKVLVLAVITGIGTALFSTFTVAVGADPTARDVLSIALGALSLLGLAIFGPGIANGIVSGGPQLGAGAAAGTALAVGGALAGGAAAAKLGVGAAGSTMAAGGRMGAAAARGGARMAGGAAGAYSVGALGKSGAGAVAGGMAAVGQKAAGAVASAAMSPLRKAAASMKDNYRSGARAGMGAASQATAAATSAASPSAAAQPAWAARMKNRQSAAHGATVLAHTMKAGDSQGGGGAPDIREKE; this is encoded by the coding sequence ATGAGCGATACAGGGATTGTCGATACCTTCCTCGACACCTTCAGCACCTATATCGATTCAGGGTTCGGCCTGCTCGGCGGCGAGGTCGGCTTCCTGTCGTCCACCCTGATCGCGATCGACGTGACCATTGCCGGACTGTTCTGGGCCTGGGGCACCGACGAGGACGTGATCCAGCGTCTGGTGAAGAAGACGCTCTATATCGGCGCCTTTGCTTTCATCATCGGCAATTTCCAGACGCTCGCCACCATCGTCTTCGACAGCTTCGCCAATCTGGGCCTCAAGGCCAGCGGTGACAAGCTCAGTCTCGCCGAGTTCATGAAACCCGGCACCATCGCCGCCAAGGGACTGGATGCGGCGCAGCCGCTGATCGATGCGACCGAGGCGTTCAACAGCCTCTGGGCGGTGTTCGCCAATCTCGCGATCATCGCCGTGCTGCTGCTTTCCTATCTGGTCGTCGTCCTCGCCTTCTTCATCATCGCCATTCAGGTCTTCATCGCGGTGATCGAGTTCAAGCTGGTGACGCTGGCCGGGTTCGTCCTGCTGCCCTTCGCCTTCTGGAACCGCACCGCGTTCATGGCCGAAAAGGTGCTCGGCCATATCGTTTCTTCCGGCATCAAGGTGCTGGTGCTCGCGGTCATCACCGGGATCGGAACCGCGCTGTTCAGCACGTTCACGGTCGCGGTCGGTGCTGATCCCACGGCGCGGGACGTGCTGTCGATCGCGCTCGGCGCGCTGTCTCTGCTCGGCCTTGCGATCTTCGGTCCCGGTATCGCCAACGGCATCGTCTCGGGCGGGCCGCAGCTCGGCGCGGGCGCCGCCGCCGGAACCGCGCTGGCGGTGGGCGGCGCGCTGGCCGGTGGCGCGGCGGCGGCAAAGCTGGGTGTTGGTGCTGCCGGTTCGACCATGGCGGCCGGCGGCAGGATGGGCGCTGCGGCGGCACGCGGCGGCGCCCGGATGGCTGGCGGCGCTGCGGGCGCCTACAGCGTCGGCGCGCTCGGCAAGAGCGGCGCGGGCGCGGTGGCGGGCGGCATGGCCGCTGTCGGGCAGAAGGCGGCGGGTGCGGTCGCCAGCGCCGCGATGTCGCCGCTACGCAAGGCGGCCGCATCGATGAAGGACAATTATCGTTCGGGCGCCCGGGCGGGGATGGGGGCGGCCTCACAGGCAACGGCAGCCGCGACTTCGGCCGCATCGCCATCCGCGGCCGCGCAGCCCGCATGGGCCGCGCGCATGAAGAACCGCCAGTCCGCCGCGCACGGCGCGACCGTCCTCGCCCACACCATGAAGGCGGGCGACAGCCAGGGCGGCGGCGGTGCTCCCGACATCAGGGAAAAGGAGTGA
- the trbF gene encoding conjugal transfer protein TrbF — translation MFRRPSIRYSQMLEAVTPYQRAAQVWDDRIGSARVQARNWRLAFFGCLALSGGLAGGLVWQSARGHIVPWVVEVDRLGEAQAVAPAEAGYRPTDPQIAFHLARFIEQVRAIPADPVIIRQNWLRAYDFTTDKGTLALNDYARANDPFANVGRVQVAVDVSSVIRASPESFRVAWTERRYQDGNLAATTRWSAILTVVVQPPRTPDALRKNPLGVFVNALNWSKELTQ, via the coding sequence ATGTTCCGCAGACCTTCCATCCGCTACAGCCAGATGCTCGAAGCTGTGACGCCGTATCAGCGCGCCGCGCAAGTGTGGGACGACCGCATCGGTTCCGCCCGCGTGCAGGCGCGGAACTGGCGGCTTGCCTTCTTCGGATGCCTTGCCCTGTCCGGGGGCCTTGCGGGCGGGTTGGTCTGGCAATCCGCGCGCGGGCATATCGTGCCGTGGGTGGTCGAGGTCGACCGGCTCGGCGAAGCGCAAGCGGTCGCCCCGGCCGAAGCGGGCTACCGGCCGACCGATCCGCAGATCGCGTTCCATCTCGCGCGCTTTATCGAACAAGTGCGCGCGATCCCGGCCGATCCGGTCATCATCCGCCAGAACTGGCTGCGCGCCTACGACTTCACCACAGACAAGGGGACATTGGCGCTCAACGACTATGCGCGCGCTAACGATCCGTTCGCCAATGTCGGACGGGTCCAGGTCGCGGTGGATGTGTCGAGCGTGATCCGGGCATCGCCCGAGTCTTTCCGCGTCGCATGGACCGAGCGGCGCTATCAGGACGGCAATCTGGCCGCGACGACACGCTGGTCGGCGATCCTCACCGTCGTCGTGCAGCCGCCGCGCACCCCCGACGCGCTGCGCAAGAATCCGCTGGGCGTCTTCGTCAATGCTCTCAACTGGTCGAAGGAACTGACCCAATGA
- the trbG gene encoding P-type conjugative transfer protein TrbG — protein sequence MRNPCLCKAAMPALLLSASMLGACATTSAKTADTGQIEIAASPAPEPPRAVEVVAIPEPLPLPGQLKPVTASARRPESADPRQRIGAANAAARIQPTRDGYVNAIQQYPWAEGALYQVYAAPGQVTDIALQEGEQLVGPGPVAAGDTVRWIIGDTVSGAGPTARVHILVKPSRPDISTNLVINTDRRTYHLELRATPSTYMASVSWTYPHDQLIALRRANAAAATAAPVTAGLDLSALDFRYRIEGDRVSWKPARAFDDGQQVFIEFPHQIAQGEMPPLFVTGAAGDAELVNYRVQGRYMVVDRLFAAAELRLGDKRTARRVRILREDARRGRP from the coding sequence ATGAGAAATCCGTGCTTGTGCAAGGCCGCCATGCCCGCCTTGCTCCTCTCCGCATCCATGCTCGGCGCCTGCGCCACCACATCGGCGAAGACGGCCGATACCGGGCAGATCGAGATCGCCGCGTCCCCCGCGCCCGAGCCGCCGCGCGCGGTCGAGGTGGTGGCGATCCCCGAGCCGCTGCCGCTGCCCGGCCAGTTGAAGCCGGTTACGGCCAGCGCGCGGCGTCCCGAGTCCGCCGATCCACGCCAGCGCATCGGCGCGGCCAATGCCGCCGCCCGCATCCAGCCCACCCGCGATGGCTATGTGAACGCGATCCAGCAATATCCCTGGGCCGAAGGCGCGCTCTATCAGGTCTATGCCGCGCCCGGCCAGGTGACGGACATCGCGCTTCAGGAAGGCGAGCAGCTCGTCGGGCCGGGGCCGGTCGCTGCGGGCGATACCGTGCGCTGGATCATCGGCGATACGGTGAGCGGCGCCGGTCCAACGGCGCGTGTCCACATCCTCGTGAAGCCGAGCCGGCCGGACATTTCCACTAACCTCGTCATCAATACCGACCGGCGCACCTACCATCTGGAACTACGCGCCACGCCTTCGACATACATGGCGTCGGTGTCGTGGACCTATCCCCATGACCAGTTGATCGCGCTACGCCGCGCGAATGCGGCAGCGGCAACAGCCGCGCCGGTCACGGCGGGCCTCGATCTCTCCGCGCTCGATTTCCGCTACCGGATCGAGGGCGACCGCGTGTCATGGAAGCCCGCCCGTGCGTTCGACGATGGGCAGCAGGTGTTCATCGAGTTTCCTCACCAGATCGCGCAGGGCGAGATGCCGCCGCTGTTCGTGACCGGCGCCGCCGGGGACGCCGAACTGGTCAATTACCGCGTGCAGGGCCGCTATATGGTCGTGGACCGCCTGTTCGCCGCCGCCGAACTGCGGCTCGGCGACAAGCGCACCGCGCGGCGCGTGCGCATCCTGCGCGAAGATGCGCGAAGGGGGCGGCCGTGA